Below is a genomic region from Streptomyces roseoviridis.
CGCAGGCCACGCCCAGTGAGGACGCCGAGCCGACCATGACGGCCCACCGCCCGCGCGGATCGAGCGAGGCGGCGAGTCCGAGCAGGTACGACAGGACGACCGGGTAGGCCGCGTTCCACAGGATCTCGCCCGTCGCGAAGGTGACCGGCCCCTCGGCGGCCGAACTGAGCAGCACGCAGCCGGCGATCAGCGCCGTACCCGCCCCGATCGGCACCGCGCGCCCGAGCCGCGAGCCGAGCGCGCCGGCCGCGATGACGCCCACGAGCCCGGCGCCGAGCGCGGCCGCGAACACCATGCCCAGCGACACCTCGGACAGCCCCGCCTGGGTCAGACCGATCCGGCCGCTGACGCCCCACAGCGCGTTCTGCGCCATCGACCACAGCAGGATCCCGCACGCGAGGACCGTCCCCGCCGGCCGCTGCGGCAGCGGCCCCGTCACCGGCGCCTCGCGCACCACGGGCGTTCCGTTCGGCAGCCACGCCGTCACCGGCCACACCAGCAGCGCCGTGCCCCCGATCGCCGCGAACGGCAGCGCGTGGCCGCCGCCCAGGTGCGGCAGCGTCAGATACAGCGCGCCCGCCGCCGCCGAGACCGACAACAGGCCGAGTGCCGAGGCCCGGTGGGGATCGGGGCGGCCCGCGATCCCGGCCGCCGCCACCGCCGTCGCCGTACCGGACCCGAAGCCGCCGACGACCGCGCCCGCCACGACCGGCAGCACCGCGTCCGTCACCGCCGCCGTGCCGTAACCCACGGCCATCGCCGCGAGTCCGAGGCGCGCCGCCCGGCGCGGACCGATCCGCTCCCCGTGCGCGGCCAGCGTGAAGCCCGCCGAGGCCGAGCCGAGCAGCAGGACCGAGCCGACCAGGCCGGCCTGGGTCGCACCGAGGCCGAGCCCGGCCGACAGCCGGCCGACGACCGTCGGCAGCAGATACGGGGCGAGATAGCCCGCGGTGAAGAGGGCGACGAGGGCGGCGAGAGCGGCACGCGCCCCCAGGGCACGCGGGCGGCGCGACGGCATGGGCGTTCCAGGAACCGGACGAGAAAGTGAGACGGCGCCCGGTGAGCCACGGGGTCGCGGCACCATGTGTATCAAGCATCCGAGTGGGCGGAGAAGCCGTTATCCCCCGATTCATTCTGTGATCCGAGTCACCATCGACAGGGGAGAGGTTTGACGCGCGATGATCACGGGTAACCGGCGGCGAATTCGTTGTGCCGAGCCCCTCTCCCCGGCCCCTTCCGGCACACTGTCCGCATCAGCACCACGACCGGGGAGCCTGCCGTGACCGACCGCGACATCGACCTCGCCGACGTCGACCCGCTGGTGCGCCTGCGCGAGCCCAGCGATCCCGACTGCGACGTCTTCCTCACCGGCACGGTCTTCCTCGACATCATCTTCACCGGCCTCGACAGCGCACCCGTGCGCGGCACCGAGTCCTGGGCCCGCGGCATGGGATCCAGCCCCGGCGGCGTCGCCAACATGGCCACCGCGCTCGCCCGCCTCGGCCTGCGCACCTCCCTCGCGGCCGCCTTCGGCGACGACCACTACGGCGAGTACTGCTGGGACGCCCTGGAGCAGGGCGAGGGCATCGACCTCGGCCTCTCCCGCACCGTCCCCGGCTGGCACTCGCCCGTCACCGTCTCCATGGCGTACGAGGGCGAGCGGACCATGGTCTCCCACGGCCACGCCGCCCCGCCCGTCGACGGCGCCCCGCCCGCCTACCCGCCCCGCGCCCGCGCCGCCGTCGCCTCCCTGGTCCCCGGCCGCAGCGAGGAGTGGGTGGCCCGCGCCGCCCGCGGCGGCGCCAAGATCTTCGCCGACGTCGGCTGGGACGACACCGGCCGCTGGGACCTGGCCGGCCTGACCGACCTGGAGCACTGCGAGGCCTTCCTGCCCAACGCCGCCGAGGCGATGCGCTACACCCGCACCGACTGCCCGCGCGCCGCCGCCCACGCCCTCGCCGACAAGGTCCGCTACGCCGTCGTCACCCTCGGCTCCGAGGGCGCCTACGCCGTCGACGGGGCCACCGGCGAGACGGCCGAGGTCCCCGCCATCCAGGTCTCCGCCCTCGACCCCACCGGAGCCGGGGACGTCTTCGTCGCCGGCTTCGTCACCGGCACCCTGGCCGACTGGCCCCTCGCCGACCGGCTCGCCTTCGCCGGGCTCACCGCCGCCCTGTCCGTGCAGGAGTTCGGCGGCTCCCTCTCCGCGCCCACCTGGGGCGAGATCGCCGCCTGGTGGCAGCACGTCCAGGGCCACGAAGGCCAGGACCCCGCCGCCCTCCGCGCCCGCTACGCCTTCCTGGAGCGGCTCCTGCCGGGCCAGGACCGCCCCTGGCCGCTGCGCCGCGCGGTCCCCACCATCGGCTT
It encodes:
- a CDS encoding MFS transporter, which gives rise to MPSRRPRALGARAALAALVALFTAGYLAPYLLPTVVGRLSAGLGLGATQAGLVGSVLLLGSASAGFTLAAHGERIGPRRAARLGLAAMAVGYGTAAVTDAVLPVVAGAVVGGFGSGTATAVAAAGIAGRPDPHRASALGLLSVSAAAGALYLTLPHLGGGHALPFAAIGGTALLVWPVTAWLPNGTPVVREAPVTGPLPQRPAGTVLACGILLWSMAQNALWGVSGRIGLTQAGLSEVSLGMVFAAALGAGLVGVIAAGALGSRLGRAVPIGAGTALIAGCVLLSSAAEGPVTFATGEILWNAAYPVVLSYLLGLAASLDPRGRWAVMVGSASSLGVACGPVTGSVLSEAAGYRGMGATLCVLLLLVAVPMTAVARHVAGRPLVPGSIRRRGGAPAAVLAATTATPPSLLPQLGAPEQEVTEIPVATARRRAAKSAFRLARPADRG
- a CDS encoding carbohydrate kinase family protein gives rise to the protein MSTTTGEPAVTDRDIDLADVDPLVRLREPSDPDCDVFLTGTVFLDIIFTGLDSAPVRGTESWARGMGSSPGGVANMATALARLGLRTSLAAAFGDDHYGEYCWDALEQGEGIDLGLSRTVPGWHSPVTVSMAYEGERTMVSHGHAAPPVDGAPPAYPPRARAAVASLVPGRSEEWVARAARGGAKIFADVGWDDTGRWDLAGLTDLEHCEAFLPNAAEAMRYTRTDCPRAAAHALADKVRYAVVTLGSEGAYAVDGATGETAEVPAIQVSALDPTGAGDVFVAGFVTGTLADWPLADRLAFAGLTAALSVQEFGGSLSAPTWGEIAAWWQHVQGHEGQDPAALRARYAFLERLLPGQDRPWPLRRAVPTIGFRPAPAP